The following DNA comes from Erythrolamprus reginae isolate rEryReg1 chromosome 8, rEryReg1.hap1, whole genome shotgun sequence.
TTTCTTTGTTCCgttgttttatttaaaatgttagTGTGTGAATCTCCGACAGAAGTCGCTACATCAGTTCAGAAATAACTCGACTGCAGCACCTTAAATTGTAATTCCATTGGGGTTCATGTTGGAATGGCTCTCTTGATACGGGACACTATTAACGCAACAACAGCCTTGTGTGGAAAAAATATCTACATCCTTTTGAAGTAAGGGATAGGGGAGAAACGGTCGCCGGTACTGGCATTTGCCCAAAATGTATGCGTATTGTTGTGGAGAATGGCTGTGTCACTTAACACAGTTGTTTCAgaactctgttttttaaaaatatttcacatcCCACAGAGTGACGTCCCCTTTATGAAGGTAAAATTTATGGTCCTAGATTTTTAGAGGAACGCAGATGGCTCTGTGTTCTTCCGTAACATTTTGTTAGGTCTAATCACTCTGAAAGTTTAAAAACGACGAAGTACGATTAGGCATACTGGGTGAAAGTTCAGCACAGGGGAGAGATTTGAGGGTgacacctgtctgtctgtctcttgcaGCCCGCCctcccagttcggcttccctccCAGTCCAGGGATTTCAAGGTATGCCATCTTTTCTCTGGCAGCATTGGGAAGGAGGCACGTTCCAGTCATACACATACGAGAGTCGTAGTTTCACCTCCTCCTTGCAAAGCTTCCCTTCTTTGGCCAGAGTCTGATGTTTCTCCAGCATGTCCTCCAGGCTCTGCTTGTGCGTCACCACGTACTTATTGTTGCAACCGCGCGATTTGTACTCGGTGTCAAAGCGAGGGTCGTGAATTCTCTTGACGTCCACGGGAGCCAGCCAGGCTCCCAAGGAGACGTCCTCGCTTTGCCAGAGGTTGAGATAGTCTTGGCTCAGGCGCAAGTAGCGGACCAGGTCGGACGAGATGACGTAGCCTCCGCCCAGGGCATAAGGCAGATAGTAGTCACACAGGAGCCAGGCGTTTTCTTTCCACTTGCCACCCGACTTCACACGCCCGCGTCCTGAGAAGAAACCCCAGTAGAGGCGGCGGGGCTCCTTGGACCGCAGCTCTTCTGCCAGGACGTCCAGGCGGACAAAGGTGTCATCGTCGGCCTTCAGGACGAAGCGGAAGTCCAGGTGCTGGTCCAGCCAGACATACATGGCTAAGACTTTGGCCGTCAGGTTCTCGTAGGAATCCCGCAGGtcggggagaaggaggaggtcaTGGTGGCGGCTCTGTTCCAGTTCTAAGCTGTGCAGCTCCTCTCCAGTCAGCCCGCCAGTGCCTACCACAAACCGACACCAGAGGTCGCTGCGGGGTACCCGCCCGGCCAATGAGAGCCAAGTGCTTCGAATGATGCTCCGCCGCTCCGTGTACTTAGGGCCACTGACCACCAGCACCGCTAGGAAGGTGGCCTCCTCTGGAGGGGGCGGAGGGGCCGCTGCGGGAGGGTGAGGGCCACCCTGGGCCCCTCCCCAGGCGGGGGCCTGCTGCTGGTGGGGGAGCCCCCACCCTGGGGAGGGCTTGAGGCCTTCTGAGGTGCACTTGGCCAGGTAGAGCAGCACCATCCCAAAGAGGGACAGTCCCCCCAGAAGGGTCTTGTGACGACAGAGCAGGCGCACCAGCTTCATAGCGCCctcaagagggagggaagaatggtcagctcctttttctttttttcccaccccGTTGAGGGAGGTGCTGAAACTGCTCCTCCCACAGAAGGCGGCGCCAAGCCTCTCTTTCAAGGCTCAGCCCCGCCTCTCCGCGGAAACGATGCAATCCTTCGGCGGCCGTTGGGTTCCGATTGGTTTAAGAGCGGGTTAGTCCCCGCCCACCGTTCTTGCGAGTTTGGCCACTCCCCTCGGCCAGGCCCGAGTCTcgctttccttccccccctcctttctctggcGGTTTTGCCTCAGGTTTTGGCGGGaagatttcctcccccccctccccacggcTACGGGCGGCGGGTTGGGACACACCTCCTCGGGCTGCGTTCGAAGATGCTGCCGGGCGCCTGCTGGATAGTCTCCAGCGGAAGGTTCATTGTCTTCTGCTTCGGGTTCAGCCCCGGCGAAGCGGTGTTATGGACCGCGGCGCATGCGCGCTCGGGTCCTGACGCGAGGGCCCGCGAAAAGTCCGTTCTTGGAAGGCCTCGCTGGTTTTCTGAGACGGAGAGAAAACGCGAAAGAGCGGGGTCTtgtagcttgggggggggggaggcacgcCAGTGCCACGTGACCGCTTCTCATTTCTTCTCCCCGTTCCCCTGCGCGCGTCCCCCTTCCCTCACGCCATCCCGTCTCAGGGCAAGTGAGGCCGACGCCTGCCGCCATCTTTGAGGGTAGGCGGCGCGCCATGATGGATTAGGGCAAGGGAAGTCTGGCTTGGGGAAATTTCTGAGGACGTAGTTAATGCCAGCCAGCAAGGATAGTGGGATGGTTTTCTGGAGGAAAAAATGCGCTTTTATGCCCGAATATGATTCCAGATTTGGGCGCGGCCTCAAAGAGGAGTTGTGCCCGAAACAAAGATGGCTGTTTTGGGTTTGCTTGCTGCGAAGGACACACTCCCGTTTGCCTTCATCGTTCAGGTGTCTAACTGGGCGCCTGCTCGTTTCGTAACTATcgatttaaaagattaaaaacctttcgtatttttatttattgtattttttatttcatattttatcttaTCGAGTAGGGAGGGAAATAAAAACCGAGCCCCGTATGCTGGAGGATCTTTTCCGCGGGACAGGCGATGGACAGCCCCCCCGGGGGGCGGAAAAGGCGGGGCTTCCAAGCGCGGCTGAAGTTTCCGGCTTCCGGTGTGAAGGCGAAGAAAGGCCGCCGTTGCCCTGGCGCCAGGGTCGGGCATGAAGAGGTTGGGCGACCGACCGGGAAGGTCAGAGACCCTTTGGGCGGGGAGAAGGGGAAGAGCGGTCGCCTCCGAGCGTGCGCAGAGTGTCTAGCGCTTTCTTTTGGTGTTCGGGTGACGGTtcctctgggcatgtgcagagtgCTGTCCTTTTAAATGTCCTTTTTCCTCATCTCTGGTCGTTCCTGGGGGCTTTTCTGCCAAGGGGGGCGAGGAAGCCGAATCCATCCGAGGCTGCTGGATCATATCCAGGCAGCCAGGTTTGAAATCCGTAAGGCAATGccggcagtcctcgacttacgaccagcaACCCCCtggtcctcgatttacgaccatcAAACCCCACCCCCCctattttaacagattaacaaagttggaagggaccttgcaggtcatctagtccaaccccactgcccaagcaagagactaactatctatctatctatctatctatctatctatctatctatctatctatctctcatctatctatctatatatctatctatctatatgtctatctatctatatgtctatctatctatctatctatctatctatctatctatctatctatctatctatctatctatctatctatctatctaactacctATCATctaatttataagctgcccaactccttacagactcagggtggcatacaacaatttaaaaacaatataaatatatatatatatatatatactgtatctccCTTCTTACTTTCTCACTAAAGTTTTCTCTTATTTTAACTCATTCTCTTATGGCCAGTAGGTCTTTACTCTTCCATCTATTGATTGAAAACGGAGTTCCCTCATATTAAAGAAATTCCAACACATCAATTGATGCTGAGAAAGTTAGTAACCAGTGGGAAGGTGGGGGGAATCTCACTAAATGAGATTTTTAGTGAACAAATTTgttaaaagaaagaggaaaatgtaAACATAGGTGTTTGCCTTCTTAGGGGCGTAACCAATCACGGTTacgggtcattctttgtcaagtagaCCAAGTGacattgaagccttatttgaaaagaaaccatcaccaaaataacatatatgataggaaaaaaagtgctctttctaatgaaataaaaatgaagatgactgaaggtgagaaaacagcagtagaaaaaaaaccttgttgataataataataataataataataataataataataataataatttattagatttgtatgccgctcctctccgaaaactaggggcggctcacaacaacaatgaaacaatacaaaaataaacctaataattaaaactaattttCTCACCTTcagtcatcttcatttttatttcattagaaagagcacggtTTTTACTATCATATATGCTGTTTTTGTCATGTTTTTTTCTtcaaacaaggctgcaaaaatcagtcaagtggacacctggtccacttgacaaagaatgacccttacCTGTTTTTCATTCcagggaaaggccttctctgtggcggccccagccctctggaaccaactccccccagagagtagaacggcccccaccctccttgcctttcgtaaacaacttaaaacccacctctgccaccaggcatgggggaattgagatcctctttccccctaggcctttacaattctatgcatggtatgtatgtatgtttggtttttatattaattgatttttaatcatcaataccaaactactattgtacactgttttattgtcgctgttagccgccccgagtctctggagcatacaaatccaataaataaataaataaataatgctcatTTTTTTGACCCATTGTTCCCTTCAAGGTTATCCGGGCACCATACTGACCCTTCGTCCTGCTGACCCCTGAAGAGCAGTAACCATGGTTTCCAAACGGGTCTTCATCTGCAGCCTGGGCTCCATCTATTTATCCCTCCTCTTCGTCTTTTTGCTCATGGATGTCTACGCTCGACCCGCCAACAGCTCCGCCCTCAAAGAGAAAGCGCCCGACAGCAAAGACGAGAACGAGATCCTCCCTCCGGACCACCTGAACGGGGTCAAGATGGAGCTGGACGGACATCTGAACAAAGATTTCCACCAGGAGGTTTTCCTGGGGAAAGAGATGGAGGAGTTCGAGGAGGACTCGGAACCCCGGAAAAACCGGAAGAAATTGGTGATGATATTCTCAAAGTGAGCACCGTCTGGCTTTCAACTTGAAAATGGCCACAGCTCTCCTAAAAttagaaggaaagaggggaataTAGGGAGGCCAGCAAAGGGGGAGGGAACAAAGAGCATAGCAAGGAAGCAAaagtggcatagaaacatagaagattgacggcagaaaaagacctcctggtccatctagtctgcccttatactatttcctgtattttatcttaggatggatccatgtttatcccagacatgtttaaattaagttcctgtggatttcccaaccacgtctgctggaagtttgttccaagcatctactactctttccgtaaaataatattttctcacgtggcttctgatctttcccccaactaacctcagattgggctcccttgttcttgggtttactttcctattagaaacacttgccccctgaaccttatttaacctttcttGGTTGAGCAAAGAGGAGTTTTCCCCTTTTTAggaatagcatttatataccgcttcttaGTGCTTtgacagcactctctaagcggtttacagaatcaacatatcacccccaacaatctgggtcctcacatggcccacctcggaaggatggaaggctgagtcaaccttgagccagtggtgagacttgaactggtgaactacagctggcagttaactgaagtagcctacagggctgcactctaaccactgcgtcaccccaGCTTTTTGTTTAATTTATCTATTGATTGTCACAAAATAGAGAATACGTCTCGATGGCCTATTACAGATCATAACCGTTTTTTATTGCACTTCATGTTTATACTTCCATATGCAATAAGTTCAATTCAATAAAGTAAAGATAGAGGAAagaatgtgtatgtatgtattcatacaTGTGTGTATTTGTAATAGTTaaggaaaaaataagaataaatgaaAGTATCAATTAATCTAACAGGTAAAAAAGGTAAGTGTGCTTATGAATAGTTATTTTGTCTGTTACTATTGTCTAAATCTGTattgtatgtacagtgatacctctacctatgaacgcctatacttacgaacttttctagatacgaaccaggggttcaagattttttcccctcttctcacaaaccattttacCACTTAGGAACccgagcctccatggggcctctctaggaatctcctgggaggaaacagcgctggaaaaggtggggagaagcctctgtggggcctctttaagaatctcctgggaggaaacagggctgaaaagggcagggagaagcctccgtggggcctctctaggaatctcctgggaggaaacagggcctcccccctccctgtggtttccccaatcgcacacattatttgcttttacattggttcctatgcgaaaaattgcttcttcttacaaacttttctacttaagaacctgatcaccgaatgaattatgttcgtaagtagaggtaccactgtatagacatTGTGTCATTCTATCTTATTTCTGTTTTGGATCCATTCGTACCACTTGTTCCATATCTTATTAGGTTCTTTGTCCAGCTTTTTTGTTGGACACGAAAGCGGAGGGGAATTGGGAATCCTCTAACACAgctcctacccacccacccacccctgttGAACTTTGCAGGGTTGACATCAACCGCGACAAGAAAATCAGTGCCAAGGAGATGCAGCGGTGGATCATGGAGAAGACCGAGGAGCACTTCCAGGAGGCCGTGGAAGAGAACAAGATGCATTTCCGTGCCGTGGACCCCGACGGCGATGGTAAGGGGGTAGGGGTCAGCCTTTGGccttagtccagtgatggcaaacccttttttcccttgggtgctgaaagcgtgCACCCATTTGCCTtcatccataattcagtgccccaGTTTCCCATCCTGGACACATGCGTGTGTGACCCCCTCCCCACTGCCCTGCCTCCCACACATGAGGCCCCTTGCTCCccgacttccagtaggcctgtttttcacccttccaaggtgccagaggctttcttggagcccagGGAGAGTGAAAACGGCTTCCCCCCGTCCCTCTTGAGTtcctccggaggccaaaaatgccctccctagAACCTCAATGCaaggcaaaaaatcagctggagatgaacagtgaaaacagcttcccccgtgcaccagaggccctctggaggccagaaacggcctgtttcccaacttctggtgggcccagtagactcatgtttcaccttccccaggctccaaaggattccccccatccccctggaggctctctggaagccaaaaatgccctcccagggcctctgtgagccaaaaatcagctggccggcacacacatgcacattggagctgagcttagggctatggctcgcgtgccagcagatatggctctgcatgccagctgtggtacccgtgccataggttcgccatcaaggcCTTAGTTGGATGACAGCCCTGGGGGAGCGGGAGGGGGGAGTATCTGCCTTTTACAATCAAACTGTGTGATTGCCGAAGTCTTTTCTCCTTTCAGGCCACGTGTCCTGGGATGAGTATAAAATCAAGTTCCTGGCAAGCAAAGGCATGAACGAGAAAGAGGTGGCGGAAAAGATTAAGAACAACCAAGAGCTGAAGATTGACGAAGAGAGTGAGTGGCTTTTCTTTCCCGAAACAGGGTTCAAAGCCCAGATGggggtttaaaatttaaaaaaatatatcacatagaaacatagaagattgactgcagagaaGGACTTCACGGTCCATTTAGTCTGTCCAATATTGAAGTCTTGAATAAATACAATGTAGCAGGAgttcttgagaaaatattttacttcttGCTAGCAAAAACTCTTCTATCTATTTACACTATAACTATCTTACTAGTACAATATAGACAATAAACCACCCCACAATTCACAACAAGCCACCCACAACAAGCCACatgccacacctatgcaaaggtgcattacattttatacatttatccaccaatcaggttgcagcacattcTGTAGGTTCCCGGTGACTCAGCATTCTATACTTGTTACAatcattatacactgctcaaaaacataaagggaacacacaaAGAACACACCCTATATCTGAacaatattctcatggaatcctttgttctgtacaaagttgaatgtgcacaacagcaggtgaaattgactgtcaaacagtgttgcttcctaagtggacagcttgatttc
Coding sequences within:
- the SDF4 gene encoding 45 kDa calcium-binding protein gives rise to the protein MVSKRVFICSLGSIYLSLLFVFLLMDVYARPANSSALKEKAPDSKDENEILPPDHLNGVKMELDGHLNKDFHQEVFLGKEMEEFEEDSEPRKNRKKLVMIFSKVDINRDKKISAKEMQRWIMEKTEEHFQEAVEENKMHFRAVDPDGDGHVSWDEYKIKFLASKGMNEKEVAEKIKNNQELKIDEETQEVLDNLKDRWYQADNPPADLLLNEEEFLSFLHPEHSQGMLKFMVKEIVRDLDQDGDKKLTLSEFISLPVGTVENQQAQDVDDDWVKDRKKEFEEVIDNNHDGIVTMEELEEYMDPMNEYNALNEAKQMIAVADENQNHHLELEEILKYSEYFTGSKLMDYARNVHEEF
- the B3GALT6 gene encoding beta-1,3-galactosyltransferase 6, whose translation is MKLVRLLCRHKTLLGGLSLFGMVLLYLAKCTSEGLKPSPGWGLPHQQQAPAWGGAQGGPHPPAAAPPPPPEEATFLAVLVVSGPKYTERRSIIRSTWLSLAGRVPRSDLWCRFVVGTGGLTGEELHSLELEQSRHHDLLLLPDLRDSYENLTAKVLAMYVWLDQHLDFRFVLKADDDTFVRLDVLAEELRSKEPRRLYWGFFSGRGRVKSGGKWKENAWLLCDYYLPYALGGGYVISSDLVRYLRLSQDYLNLWQSEDVSLGAWLAPVDVKRIHDPRFDTEYKSRGCNNKYVVTHKQSLEDMLEKHQTLAKEGKLCKEEVKLRLSYVYDWNVPPSQCCQRKDGIP